The following proteins are co-located in the Maridesulfovibrio sp. genome:
- a CDS encoding YhdT family protein, whose product MRIAISSLVGPWTILRQAAESLYPADWRVVDCLMVFLKPATLTNVVGFFQKEWKSLVGFVGLRGDLMKEQVQDPRFKQADKEALFALGAYVIYFIWWYVCAYGMGSGDPDNYSYVFGLPEWFFYSCIVGYPLITILLWLLVHFKFKHMPLDSESPSTNEEDKTVNAAPMGKE is encoded by the coding sequence GTGCGAATAGCCATATCCTCACTTGTAGGTCCATGGACAATCCTGCGTCAGGCTGCTGAATCCCTTTATCCGGCTGACTGGCGAGTTGTTGATTGTCTCATGGTCTTCCTAAAGCCGGCAACGTTAACCAACGTTGTCGGCTTCTTTCAAAAAGAATGGAAGAGCTTGGTTGGTTTTGTAGGTCTAAGAGGGGATTTAATGAAAGAGCAAGTGCAGGACCCGCGTTTTAAGCAGGCTGATAAAGAAGCCCTGTTCGCGTTGGGAGCCTATGTAATATATTTTATCTGGTGGTATGTTTGTGCCTACGGCATGGGGAGCGGTGATCCCGATAATTATTCCTATGTTTTCGGTCTGCCGGAATGGTTTTTCTACAGTTGTATTGTCGGCTACCCCCTTATTACGATTCTCCTCTGGCTGCTTGTGCATTTCAAATTCAAACATATGCCGCTTGATTCCGAGTCTCCTTCAACGAATGAAGAAGACAAAACCGTGAACGCTGCGCCGATGGGGAAAGAGTAA
- a CDS encoding ferredoxin encodes MSNPVNVDVKLGVNKFFVDEGNPHIELVENPDPKEFAKLEAACPAGLYKKDDNGNIHFDYAGCLECGTCRILCGKTILKRWEYPNGTFGIEFRFG; translated from the coding sequence ATGAGTAATCCGGTAAACGTTGACGTCAAACTGGGCGTGAACAAATTTTTTGTCGACGAAGGAAATCCACATATCGAACTGGTAGAGAATCCTGATCCCAAGGAGTTCGCCAAACTGGAAGCTGCATGCCCTGCCGGACTTTATAAGAAGGACGACAACGGCAATATCCATTTTGATTATGCAGGCTGTCTGGAATGCGGTACCTGTCGTATTCTGTGCGGTAAAACCATTCTGAAAAGATGGGAATATCCTAACGGAACTTTCGGCATCGAATTCCGTTTCGGTTAA
- a CDS encoding DMT family transporter yields the protein MINPVYIAVGLAMILWSSCFVGIRAALQDFSPEHLAVFRFILASLAMLLYAPWAKVRMPHIKDIPALFLHGFLGYTAFSLAINHGESLISAGSTSFIIATVPVFATILAVITLKEKVSPRTYVGLFISMVGIGIISFGEGGGISLNIGALFVLLAAISDSIYIVLQKPFFKKYTAYEYTTYTMVTGTILLCFYLPGLPDQIAAASWHSIAATVHLGVFGTAIPYALWTYGVSKADVSKIVISQYTIPVMALVVGYVWLGEIPPILAILGGGIALAGAVFSSISFRALKRFRKPQPPTPRAVYQSVCVKPTIQPTSNYAHRP from the coding sequence ATGATAAATCCCGTATATATTGCGGTCGGTCTTGCAATGATTCTATGGAGCAGTTGCTTTGTAGGCATCCGGGCCGCCCTGCAAGACTTCAGCCCCGAACACCTTGCCGTGTTCAGATTTATTCTGGCATCCCTAGCGATGCTGCTCTACGCCCCTTGGGCAAAGGTGCGCATGCCACACATTAAAGATATCCCCGCACTATTCCTCCATGGATTTCTCGGCTACACGGCATTCAGTCTGGCCATCAACCATGGGGAGTCTCTGATCAGCGCGGGATCAACCAGCTTCATAATTGCCACGGTCCCGGTCTTTGCGACAATACTCGCTGTAATCACCCTCAAGGAAAAGGTCTCACCGCGAACATATGTAGGGCTGTTCATCAGTATGGTAGGCATCGGAATCATCTCATTCGGCGAAGGAGGCGGCATCAGCCTGAACATAGGGGCCCTGTTTGTCCTGCTCGCAGCCATATCCGACAGTATTTATATCGTGTTGCAAAAACCGTTTTTCAAAAAATATACTGCGTACGAATATACCACTTATACAATGGTAACCGGAACCATACTGCTCTGCTTTTACCTGCCCGGACTGCCGGATCAGATCGCAGCAGCCTCATGGCACTCTATCGCAGCAACCGTACATCTCGGAGTGTTCGGAACCGCAATACCATATGCCTTGTGGACCTACGGAGTTTCCAAGGCAGATGTATCCAAAATAGTAATATCTCAATACACCATCCCAGTGATGGCACTTGTAGTCGGGTATGTCTGGCTGGGAGAAATTCCACCCATACTCGCAATTTTAGGAGGAGGGATAGCCCTTGCAGGTGCTGTCTTCAGCAGCATTTCGTTTCGTGCCCTGAAAAGATTCCGGAAGCCTCAACCGCCTACACCCCGGGCGGTATACCAGTCTGTGTGTGTAAAACCTACCATACAACCCACCTCAAACTATGCGCATCGACCATAA
- the panF gene encoding sodium/pantothenate symporter, whose protein sequence is MSANITTIVPVIGYLALSFAVALWARKKSEGRVSSQGFIEDYFIGGRSMGGFVLAMTIIASYTSASSFVGGPGVAYRLGLSWVLLAMIQVPTTFLTLGILGKRFAIMARKTESVTITDYLRARYKSDAVVILCSVALILFFMAAMLAQFIGGARLFQTVTGYPYIVGLMLFGVSVVLYTAVGGFRAVVLTDAIQGIVMVVAVVVILLAVIKAGGGMEKCISSLKAIDPGLITPTGPKDAVPQPFTLSFWVLVGIGILGLPQTTQRCMAYKDSKAMHNAMVIGTLLIGFMILCAHLAGTLGRAVLPDLPAGDLAMPSLIVELLSPVWAGVFIAGPLAAIMSTVDSMLLLVSAAIIKDLYIHYRLKGDASRMTLGGLKKASLISTVVIGMMVFVAAIEPPDLLVWINLFAFGGLEAVFLCPIVLGLYWERANATGAVASILCGTGSFIALTIMKPAMGGVHAIVPTILVAILIFVAGSYIGHATVPAKQHS, encoded by the coding sequence ATGTCTGCCAATATTACCACTATTGTTCCTGTTATCGGCTATCTGGCCCTCTCTTTTGCTGTGGCTCTGTGGGCCCGGAAAAAGAGCGAAGGGCGTGTTTCATCGCAGGGTTTTATTGAGGATTATTTCATAGGCGGCCGTTCCATGGGAGGCTTTGTGCTGGCTATGACCATCATCGCCAGCTACACCAGCGCCAGCAGTTTTGTGGGCGGTCCCGGAGTTGCCTATCGTCTCGGCCTGAGCTGGGTATTGCTGGCAATGATTCAGGTGCCCACCACCTTCCTGACTCTCGGCATTCTCGGTAAGCGTTTCGCTATCATGGCCCGCAAGACTGAGTCGGTGACCATTACCGATTATCTCCGCGCCCGTTACAAAAGCGATGCTGTGGTCATCCTTTGTTCCGTGGCCCTGATCCTCTTTTTCATGGCGGCCATGCTCGCACAGTTTATCGGCGGAGCACGTCTTTTCCAGACTGTGACAGGCTATCCATACATTGTCGGGCTGATGTTGTTCGGTGTCAGTGTGGTTCTCTATACTGCTGTCGGCGGTTTTAGGGCCGTTGTGTTGACCGATGCCATTCAAGGTATTGTTATGGTTGTAGCTGTTGTCGTTATTCTGCTGGCTGTAATCAAGGCCGGCGGCGGCATGGAAAAATGTATTTCGTCTCTGAAAGCTATTGATCCTGGACTGATCACTCCCACCGGGCCGAAGGATGCCGTTCCCCAACCTTTCACCCTTTCATTCTGGGTGTTGGTAGGGATCGGCATCCTCGGTCTACCGCAGACCACGCAGCGGTGTATGGCTTACAAAGATTCGAAAGCCATGCACAACGCTATGGTTATCGGAACCTTGCTGATCGGGTTCATGATCCTTTGCGCGCACCTTGCCGGAACCCTTGGACGTGCCGTGCTTCCGGATTTACCCGCAGGTGACTTGGCGATGCCCAGCCTGATTGTGGAGCTGCTTTCTCCGGTCTGGGCGGGTGTCTTCATTGCAGGCCCGCTTGCCGCCATTATGTCCACGGTTGATTCCATGCTTCTGCTTGTTTCAGCTGCCATCATTAAGGATTTATACATTCATTACAGGCTGAAGGGAGATGCATCCCGTATGACTCTCGGCGGGCTTAAAAAAGCAAGTTTGATCAGCACTGTTGTTATCGGGATGATGGTTTTTGTGGCAGCCATAGAACCGCCGGATCTTCTTGTCTGGATCAATCTGTTTGCTTTTGGCGGTTTGGAGGCTGTTTTTCTTTGTCCCATTGTCTTGGGTCTTTATTGGGAAAGGGCTAATGCTACCGGGGCTGTTGCTTCGATCTTGTGCGGAACCGGTTCCTTCATAGCCTTGACCATTATGAAGCCTGCTATGGGTGGTGTGCATGCCATTGTGCCGACTATCTTGGTGGCTATTTTGATCTTTGTAGCCGGTTCGTACATTGGTCATGCGACTGTGCCGGCCAAGCAGCATTCGTAA
- the fixC gene encoding FAD-dependent oxidoreductase FixC, protein MSEDKFDVIIVGAGLAGCTSAYLLAQAGLEILVIERGNFAGAKNMTGGRLYGHSLEKIFPNFAEEAPVERCIVHEKVSFMDESGSATMDYASPKSENPADRSYSVLRSKFDQWLADKAESAGASIVPGIRVDDLIVRDGKVCGVVAAGEEMEADMVILADGVNSILGEKLGMVDKVTPHHCAVGVKEVIQLSKQQINDRFGCADDEGAAWLFAGAPSDGQMGGGFIYTNEDTLSLGLVFGLHNIEKVGKSIPQMLEDFKNHPTVKPLVEGGKQIEYSAHVVPEGGYGMIPKMVGDGVIIAGDAAGLCLNVGYTVRGMDLAIASGEAAAKAVIAAKEKGDFSESGLSSYTAALEDSFIMEDMKLYQNLPDFLDNTRMYNEYPALVTGVMKDLFTINGPCMPLRKMVLPHLKKVGFLNLLKDGFKGVKSI, encoded by the coding sequence ATGTCTGAAGACAAATTTGATGTAATTATTGTTGGAGCAGGGCTTGCCGGCTGCACCAGTGCTTACCTTCTGGCTCAGGCCGGTCTGGAAATACTGGTTATTGAACGCGGCAACTTTGCCGGAGCAAAGAACATGACCGGCGGCAGGCTCTATGGCCACAGTCTGGAAAAGATATTCCCCAACTTTGCAGAGGAAGCCCCGGTAGAGCGTTGTATTGTTCACGAAAAGGTTTCTTTTATGGACGAAAGCGGCAGCGCAACCATGGATTACGCTTCTCCGAAATCCGAAAATCCTGCGGACCGTTCTTATTCCGTCCTGCGTTCGAAATTTGACCAGTGGCTCGCAGATAAGGCTGAATCAGCCGGAGCCAGCATTGTTCCCGGTATCCGTGTGGACGACCTCATTGTTCGTGACGGCAAGGTCTGTGGTGTTGTCGCAGCGGGCGAAGAGATGGAAGCCGATATGGTCATTCTGGCCGATGGCGTAAATTCCATCCTCGGTGAGAAGCTGGGTATGGTTGATAAGGTCACTCCCCACCATTGTGCAGTAGGCGTTAAGGAAGTGATCCAGCTTTCCAAGCAGCAGATTAATGACCGTTTCGGTTGTGCTGACGATGAAGGCGCAGCATGGCTGTTCGCCGGGGCTCCTTCTGACGGGCAGATGGGTGGCGGTTTTATTTATACCAACGAGGACACCCTCTCTCTCGGTCTCGTATTCGGTCTGCACAACATTGAAAAAGTGGGCAAATCTATTCCCCAGATGCTGGAGGATTTCAAGAACCATCCCACAGTCAAGCCTCTGGTTGAGGGCGGCAAGCAGATTGAATATTCCGCCCATGTTGTACCTGAAGGCGGTTACGGCATGATTCCGAAAATGGTTGGCGACGGCGTAATTATTGCCGGTGATGCAGCCGGATTGTGCCTGAACGTCGGTTACACCGTGCGCGGCATGGACCTCGCTATTGCTTCCGGTGAAGCTGCAGCCAAGGCTGTCATTGCTGCTAAGGAAAAAGGCGATTTCAGCGAAAGCGGATTGTCTTCCTACACCGCAGCGCTCGAGGACAGTTTCATCATGGAAGATATGAAACTCTATCAGAATCTTCCTGACTTTCTGGATAACACCCGTATGTATAACGAGTATCCGGCTTTGGTGACCGGGGTAATGAAAGACCTCTTCACTATTAACGGTCCCTGCATGCCCCTGCGCAAAATGGTCCTGCCCCATTTGAAGAAGGTCGGATTCCTGAACCTGCTTAAAGACGGCTTCAAAGGAGTGAAATCAATATGA